The DNA region CCGAACGCATCCCAGCCCATAGGATGCAGCACATTAAAGCCCTGTGCGCGTTTTAAACGCGCAACCACATCGCCCAAGGTATAATTGCGCACATGGCCCATATGGATGCGCCCCGATGGATAAGGGAACATGGAAAGGACGTAATATTTAGGACGCGACTGCTCTGCGCCCAAAGAAGAATTGGGCGCAACCGCGACTGCGTCAGGCTCTTTCGCTTCGAAACTTTTTTTATTGTTCCAAAATTCCTGCCATTTTTTTTCAGTTGCGCCGTGATTGTAATTCATAATCAAAAACCATTTTATTTTTAAAAAAATTATTCCCGCTTACCATCATCACCCAATTGTTTGACACGCATTTGCCGTGCGCGCGTCAAGATGCTGTCTTCCATCGTGCCTGCGGTTGCGACATTCGTATTCACATCAACCCAAGCCCCGGTTGTATCGCGTTGCTGGCGGAATACGGAAACGCGCACCGCATCGGCGCGAAGTTCGCGCGATAAAATAAATACATTCAACTTGATGCGTTCATAAGGAGAAGATGGCGGCGAATACCAATCGGTAATAATCGTGCCGCCAAACGGATCAGCCGATGCAAGCGGCATGAATGAAAGTGTATCGAGCGCAGCACGCCATAAATACGCATTTACGCCAACGCCGCCAGCACCTGACGCTTTTTTATCTTCACGGCCACCCAACAAAGATATGCCGCCCTTTTCCGAAGCAACACTGCCATTGGCGTAGCGGGCGTTGCGGTCTTTGTCTGTATTATAGGTGTCCTCGCGTTCAACCCCGCCGCAACCCGCCAAAAGTACAGAAAACATAATCAAAACAAATAGATAATTCATGGGTGTTTTGTTTTTATAAGGGGTTATGGGCAATAAAACGGGGTCGTGGGCGACAGAGACGCTATTAAATAGGTTGAAGCGATAAAAGCAAGAAATTATGGACGGGATAAGGCCAAAACTGCCTTATTCTTCCCCTTACCTGCATGCATGAACGCTAACGGTTTAGTGCATAATCGCTAAGAATGTTGCCCTAAACGTTAATTTTCGTGTTGTTTGTGCCACACTCACCTAGCAAGGTTCAAAATCAGCCATTTTAAACTTGCTTGGGCAGCCTCTTTGAACAACATTGTCGGCATCGGACGGGTTTCAATCTCGTCTTTTTCTCTATCAATATCTACCACCTTTTGGGGGAACAAAACATGCGTAAACTTTTACTCGCGACCACCGCTCTTGCTGGTGCTGCTCTTTGCGGCGCAGCTGAAGCGAACATGGAAGTGACGGTTGGCGGTTACAACGATTTCCGTGCCGGCTTCACTGGACAAGATCTATCTGCAGGCCCAGGTACTGGCCGTCGCAGCAACGATTTCCAAAACGAATTCCAATTGGAAGTTGAAGCCAAGAACAAGACCAGCAATGGCTTGGAATATGGCGCAGTTGCTACTCTTTGGAACGGCTCTCAGCTTAATAAAAGGCCGATACAACAAGCTAACAACGTGAGCTTTCACCAGACCTATGGTTACGTGAACGGTTCATGGGGTCAAGTACGTGCCGGTGACGAACATGGCGCTTCTGATTTCGAAGTACACGCTCCAATGACCTATGATTTCGGCGCCCAAGTTGATGGCAACTACACCGAATTCCTTCGTCCACAAGACGTGTTCGCGATCACTCCTAGCTTCATCGATGATGATGAAAACTCAACCAAGATCAGCTACCTGACACCAAAACTCGGTATGGGTGCTCATAAGGTTCAGTTGGGCGTAAGCTATGCTCCAAACTTTTATGATCAAGGTGTAAACACAACTTTCGTAACAACTGGTACAGGTCCTGTTTATAAGAACCTTGTAAAAGTAGGCGGCCAATATAACGGCAGCTTCATGGACAAGGTGAACGCAAGCTTGGGCTTCGTAGTTCAAACGGCTGAATCAACCGGTCGCGGCGTTGGCGTAACCACGGGTTCCGCTCGTGACTTCACGTCATGGAATGTAGGCGCTCAGTTGGGTTATGCTGGCTTCACCGTTGGCGGTAACTACACCGACGCAGGTCGCTTCAACACCACCACCGCACAAAATGCTGATCAACATGTTTGGTCAGTTGGTGCGACCTACAAGTTCGACCGCGCATCTGTTGGCGGTAGCTACTTGCAAGGTAAAGGCTACAACAACGCTGGCGTAGTTGCTGGTTCAACCGGTTTCGCGACCGTTGCTCCTGCAGTTGCAACAGACAACTATGTTGACAGCTACTCTGTATGGGGTATCGGCGCAGGTTATTCCTTGTTTGAAGGCATGACCACCAGCGTTGACACCGCGTTCTTCAAGCAAGAACGTCCAGCAGGTGTTGGCAACAGCGAAGGTCACGTTGTTATCCTCTCCAACCGCGTTGCTTTCTAAGTTAAAGCAACTCTGTTAAAGAGTTAAAAAATTGGAAGGGGCGGTTCGAAAGAGCCGCCCTTTCTTTTTGTGTTTATGCGGTATGCCCCATCGCAAGATGGGGCCTAGTTTGATAATACTGGACACCAGCTTTCGCTGGTGCATGCACAGTATCAACAACCATAGCGTATGAGTTCAATGTCCATATCCGAAAACCTTCAAACCATCCGCGCCAAAATCCCTGCCTCCGTCACATTGGTGGCGGTCAGCAAAACGGTGGATGAACCGCGCTTGCGCGAAGCATTAGCGGCCGGGCATAGGGTGTATGGCGAGAATTATGTGCAGGAAGCCAAATCGAAATGGACGAATTTAAAAAGCGAATTTCCGGATACAAAACTCCATTTGATTGGCCATTTGCAAAGCAATAAGGCGGATGATGCGGTGGCGCTATTTGACCGCATCGACACGCTTGACCGTGTAAGCCTTGCCTCGGCACTTGCCAAATCCATGGCCAAGCAAGGGCGCAAGGTACCCTGTTTGATCGAGGTAAATATTGGCGATGAACCGCAAAAGAGCGGCTGCGCAGTGGCGGAACTGCCCGCGCTGATTGATGTTGCGCGCGGGCTTGGAATTGAGATTGAAGGGCTGATGTGCATCCCGCCCATTAATATGAATGCCATTCGCTCTGTTCCATCTGACGATGGAACAACCGCTCGGGCGGAAACGATAGACCCCGCGACCTATTTCGAAAAACTGGCGCAATTGGCAAAAGCCAATCAACTAAAAACCATCAGCATGGGTATGAGCGCGGATTACGAAACGGCGATTGAATGCGGTTCAACCGAAATTCGCGTGGGTACGGGGATCTTTGGCAGAAGGTAGAAGATCATTGCGCGCAAGGTCGCGCCGTGTGAATGCGGCTTCAATCTGCGGCAATGCTTCGGATTTATGGAAAAACCCAAGTACGGCGGGTTTATCAAACCCGTAATGTTCAAATACGCCAACATCATTGGTGTAGCTGTAAGCCATCATCGCAAAATAATAGGGCAGGGCCTGTTTGATAAAAAATTCGGGTGCGCCTTTTGGAAACGCCGCAACCAGCGCGCTGTTTACTTCGGCAAGCGCGATGCAATATTTGCCATTGATCTTGGAGCGTTCCCATACAACATAGTTGTCATCGCTGCGGTCGTTGGCGGCTTTATCTGGGTTTTTCAGATCATCGAGTCCGCCCAATGCGACCCCCAGCTTGTTCAGCGCAGGCAGAATTTCGGCGCTGCTTTGCGGGAATGACCCAAAACCCGCGCGCAAAAATACCTTATCCAGCTTGGCCATGAACTCGCGGTCATCCCACAAATAGACAAATTTTTTCCATGCGGCATCAAGCGGGCCAAACTTTCCGGCGTTTTGTTTATCCCGCAGATCGGCCAGC from Alphaproteobacteria bacterium includes:
- a CDS encoding DUF3576 domain-containing protein — translated: MFSVLLAGCGGVEREDTYNTDKDRNARYANGSVASEKGGISLLGGREDKKASGAGGVGVNAYLWRAALDTLSFMPLASADPFGGTIITDWYSPPSSPYERIKLNVFILSRELRADAVRVSVFRQQRDTTGAWVDVNTNVATAGTMEDSILTRARQMRVKQLGDDGKRE
- a CDS encoding porin codes for the protein MRKLLLATTALAGAALCGAAEANMEVTVGGYNDFRAGFTGQDLSAGPGTGRRSNDFQNEFQLEVEAKNKTSNGLEYGAVATLWNGSQLNKRPIQQANNVSFHQTYGYVNGSWGQVRAGDEHGASDFEVHAPMTYDFGAQVDGNYTEFLRPQDVFAITPSFIDDDENSTKISYLTPKLGMGAHKVQLGVSYAPNFYDQGVNTTFVTTGTGPVYKNLVKVGGQYNGSFMDKVNASLGFVVQTAESTGRGVGVTTGSARDFTSWNVGAQLGYAGFTVGGNYTDAGRFNTTTAQNADQHVWSVGATYKFDRASVGGSYLQGKGYNNAGVVAGSTGFATVAPAVATDNYVDSYSVWGIGAGYSLFEGMTTSVDTAFFKQERPAGVGNSEGHVVILSNRVAF
- a CDS encoding YggS family pyridoxal phosphate-dependent enzyme, which encodes MSISENLQTIRAKIPASVTLVAVSKTVDEPRLREALAAGHRVYGENYVQEAKSKWTNLKSEFPDTKLHLIGHLQSNKADDAVALFDRIDTLDRVSLASALAKSMAKQGRKVPCLIEVNIGDEPQKSGCAVAELPALIDVARGLGIEIEGLMCIPPINMNAIRSVPSDDGTTARAETIDPATYFEKLAQLAKANQLKTISMGMSADYETAIECGSTEIRVGTGIFGRR